A single Methanolobus sp. ZRKC5 DNA region contains:
- a CDS encoding MotA/TolQ/ExbB proton channel family protein: protein MDATSSLFGILYTFSASLLYPVIIILILLVVFSLMLIGEFLSEYAKRHRDIGNLELCCNKVREHVSSHKYGEAASSLRNIKQNFMVTSFAISAADHLEKNMLPAVEWLSQEYEIRMAKRLEQTRIVATIAPMLGLMGTLIPLGPALIGLSQGDIVQLANNLMIAFATTVIGLFAGIIGYVLTQVRKRWYWQDMADIDYILDTLEVAE from the coding sequence ATGGATGCTACTTCTTCATTGTTTGGTATATTGTACACATTTTCAGCTTCATTGCTGTACCCGGTGATCATCATTCTCATACTGCTGGTAGTCTTCTCCCTAATGCTTATAGGAGAATTCCTGTCAGAATATGCAAAAAGACATAGAGATATCGGAAACCTTGAACTGTGTTGTAACAAGGTAAGAGAACATGTCAGCTCCCATAAATACGGAGAGGCTGCCAGTTCACTACGAAATATAAAGCAAAATTTCATGGTTACAAGTTTTGCGATTTCTGCTGCCGATCATCTTGAAAAGAACATGCTACCTGCTGTTGAATGGCTCTCCCAGGAATATGAGATAAGAATGGCAAAGAGACTTGAACAGACAAGGATCGTTGCAACTATCGCACCAATGCTCGGCCTGATGGGAACTCTTATTCCCCTTGGACCTGCACTTATAGGTCTTTCACAAGGAGATATCGTACAGCTTGCAAACAACCTCATGATAGCTTTTGCTACAACAGTGATCGGTCTTTTCGCAGGAATTATCGGTTATGTGCTTACCCAGGTAAGAAAAAGATGGTACTGGCAGGATATGGCTGATATAGACTATATCCTCGACACTCTGGAGGTTGCGGAGTGA
- the cobN gene encoding cobaltochelatase subunit CobN, whose translation MIEKRIVKKNYIGIAGKISLIFLLSIVMFSSSATALDLSQFEFVANTTSDSNGNFTFENIPNGEYVLYSVNESYSKKYDEWRWYNGKIDIKVNSSDITGLELEVASGSDIDQSEVLAYLDKSAITGNTYLYAMSTYYYKASTLVLIDKQTDELIANTTSDSSGNFTFEDIPNGEYVLYSVNESYSKKYDEWRWYNGKVDIKVNSSDIAGLELEVASGSDIDQSEVLAYLDKSAITGNTYLYAMSTYYYKASTLVLIDKQTDELIANTTSDSSGNFTFEDIPNGEYVLYSVNESYSKKYDEWRWYNGKVDINIKSSDITDLELEVVSGSDIDQSEVLAYLDKSAITGNTYLYAMSTYYYKTSDLVLLKQRASSITNEPHLDVAIITGYSSYEEELANFTNRVNSNPELNINVSTYITTKLPDNIDLSNMDIIYIKMVTQSASEFEDSLQEAIDNGALVIGQNTYLPESNYTLPSNPNYDTITKFKDHLDDYWSGASLDDTNFDNLIFYLAQEYYGRNDLTVKEPSVIPKAIYHPGMENMPAEYLVVDADEYFGWYANRTDGHAFDENAPTIGITFYGSYYLDDMEPIDKIIEGFESRGANVIACYGKSGYYLEPYLNHSSQTKVDAVVSFHYRGNYFDLDELGVPVMNAILNGYMNTSQWMETSTPLPVTNMLRLYRPETEGAIDPIMIGALETIVEDDSTVEKYIGHDEQINWLIERTIAQAELGIEEESDKKIAIIYYNHGGGKDNIGASYLEVAPSIVNLLEGMDDAGYDVNGTLIPNKTELVDLMVYQGRNVGTWAPGELDKMVETGKVELIPESTYLGWFNELPEVRRTEVIDMWGEAPGEIMVYTDGNDDRFIVIPKISLSDNVILAPQPTRGWLQDNEVLYHDEELPPHHQYIAFYLWMQNEFDADAMVNMGRHGTVEWLPGKDFCLLSEEWPAIMTGDIPVVYPYVMDGMGEGMQAKRRGNAVIIDHLIPPVVSAGSYGNYSVLNDKINTYKTSVTESESLLQAHLQDIITLTLELGLDSRVNMSLAENNATVDFFLDDLDDVLRDLRSQSMPYGLHILGEAPQDDELVGMINSMLGDDYTEAVAVYNESESAPLDILSLVLLDSMNTTDAQMQVLLGNSSTDLDGHLANAIDYAALLVEADNEVDQVLKAMDGGFIEPNLGGDPILRPDTLPTGRNFYAFDEQLIPTKHAWDEGTALVDQWITDYYAEHGEYPNKAGYILWAGESTRHEGVMEAQIFYLLGVKPVWDEDDSEVVDVELIPAAELGRPRIDVMVQISGLYRDTFPMKVELIDKAVRLAYEDESGTNYVRENTDALQSSLNDTISNYNLSLDIAQFRVFGPEDGSYGTGMSNAVSASNTWDDNSELAELYINKMSYIYGQNLWGQTVEEYIKQQTGEDVKIDDTFVFENILDGTEVLVHSRSSNTYGATNTDEFFQYMSGLANAIEHISGEMPDLLVANLENPDDLVVEDMETYLANELYTVFSDTNIEGWMAHGYEGARMMMNFVENLWGLEALTPGLVTDDMWDQTYGKFVADQAVSDWMKDASPYAYESTTGRLIEVVRTGNWNPSDNVMEDIVNEYIDTVNDNGVTCCHHTCGNPTLDEFIQSEIDSGRIQVSQEKMDKYKKIMEETRNPLPKTATPTSTPSSSKSSSSTGTELNVVETSGGNQSSFTDSGAGEILEEEASLKSPVEDSYVEGYEMTRETVEDESESSPYSISGSDIVASVLVIGLVGIMYVGFWRRRQF comes from the coding sequence ATGATAGAAAAGAGAATAGTTAAAAAAAATTACATCGGAATTGCTGGAAAGATCAGTCTAATCTTTCTTTTAAGCATAGTTATGTTTTCATCTAGTGCAACCGCACTGGACCTGAGCCAGTTTGAGTTTGTTGCGAATACGACCAGTGACTCAAATGGAAATTTTACTTTTGAGAATATTCCAAATGGAGAATACGTCCTGTACTCAGTAAATGAATCATATTCTAAAAAATATGACGAATGGAGATGGTACAATGGAAAAATAGACATAAAAGTAAATAGTTCAGACATTACAGGCCTTGAACTTGAAGTGGCCAGTGGATCAGATATAGATCAAAGCGAAGTATTGGCATATCTGGACAAGTCAGCAATAACAGGAAATACTTACCTCTATGCAATGAGCACCTATTACTACAAAGCAAGTACGTTGGTTCTCATTGACAAACAAACAGATGAACTTATAGCTAACACCACATCTGATAGCAGCGGTAATTTTACTTTTGAAGATATTCCAAATGGAGAATATGTCCTGTACTCGGTCAATGAATCATATTCTAAAAAGTATGATGAGTGGAGATGGTACAACGGAAAAGTGGACATAAAAGTAAACAGCTCAGACATTGCAGGCCTTGAACTTGAAGTGGCCAGCGGATCAGATATAGATCAAAGCGAAGTATTGGCATATCTGGACAAGTCAGCAATAACAGGAAATACTTACCTCTATGCAATGAGCACCTATTACTACAAAGCAAGTACGTTGGTTCTCATTGACAAACAAACAGATGAACTTATAGCTAACACCACATCTGATAGCAGCGGTAATTTTACTTTTGAAGATATTCCAAATGGAGAATATGTCCTGTACTCGGTCAATGAATCATATTCTAAAAAGTATGATGAGTGGAGATGGTACAATGGGAAAGTAGACATAAACATAAAAAGCTCAGACATTACAGACCTTGAGCTTGAAGTAGTCAGCGGATCAGATATAGATCAAAGCGAAGTATTGGCATATCTGGACAAATCAGCAATAACAGGAAATACTTACCTTTATGCAATGAGCACCTATTACTACAAGACAAGTGATCTGGTTCTGCTGAAGCAAAGAGCATCTTCCATCACCAATGAGCCTCACCTGGATGTAGCAATAATTACCGGGTATTCATCATATGAGGAAGAACTTGCCAATTTCACAAACAGGGTTAATTCTAATCCTGAGCTAAACATAAATGTAAGTACATATATCACTACAAAATTGCCTGATAATATTGATCTCAGCAATATGGATATAATTTACATAAAAATGGTTACGCAGAGTGCTTCAGAATTTGAGGATTCGCTTCAGGAAGCTATTGATAATGGCGCATTGGTAATTGGTCAGAATACATATTTGCCTGAGAGCAATTACACACTTCCGTCCAATCCAAATTATGATACAATTACTAAATTCAAAGATCATTTGGACGACTACTGGTCTGGCGCTTCGTTAGATGACACAAACTTTGACAATCTCATATTCTATCTGGCACAGGAATATTATGGTCGTAATGATCTAACTGTAAAAGAACCCAGTGTGATACCAAAGGCAATTTATCACCCAGGAATGGAAAACATGCCTGCTGAATACCTCGTGGTCGATGCAGACGAGTATTTTGGCTGGTATGCCAACAGAACAGATGGACATGCTTTCGATGAGAACGCACCAACCATAGGCATCACATTTTATGGCTCCTACTATCTGGATGACATGGAACCAATTGATAAAATCATAGAGGGATTTGAAAGCAGAGGAGCGAATGTCATTGCATGTTACGGAAAATCAGGCTACTATCTTGAGCCCTATCTGAACCACAGCAGCCAGACAAAAGTTGATGCTGTTGTTTCCTTCCATTATCGTGGAAATTACTTTGATCTTGATGAACTTGGAGTGCCTGTTATGAATGCCATACTCAACGGGTACATGAACACAAGCCAGTGGATGGAAACCAGTACTCCGTTGCCAGTAACTAATATGCTAAGACTTTACAGACCTGAAACTGAAGGTGCTATTGATCCTATTATGATCGGAGCTCTGGAAACGATTGTTGAGGACGACAGTACAGTAGAAAAGTACATTGGACATGATGAACAGATTAACTGGCTAATTGAACGTACAATTGCTCAGGCAGAGCTTGGTATTGAAGAAGAATCTGACAAGAAGATAGCTATCATCTACTACAACCATGGTGGCGGAAAGGACAATATCGGTGCATCATATCTGGAAGTTGCACCAAGTATTGTGAACCTCCTTGAAGGAATGGATGATGCTGGATACGACGTGAATGGAACACTCATACCAAACAAGACAGAACTCGTGGACCTCATGGTCTATCAGGGAAGGAATGTTGGTACATGGGCTCCCGGGGAACTGGACAAGATGGTTGAGACCGGAAAGGTCGAACTCATACCTGAAAGCACATATTTGGGCTGGTTCAATGAACTTCCCGAAGTAAGAAGGACAGAAGTTATCGACATGTGGGGAGAGGCTCCCGGAGAGATAATGGTCTACACCGATGGCAATGATGACAGATTTATCGTCATCCCGAAGATAAGCCTCAGTGACAATGTGATCCTTGCGCCACAGCCAACAAGAGGATGGTTGCAGGACAACGAAGTACTCTACCATGACGAGGAACTACCACCTCACCATCAATACATTGCATTTTATCTATGGATGCAGAACGAGTTCGATGCTGATGCAATGGTAAACATGGGAAGACATGGAACCGTTGAATGGTTACCTGGTAAGGATTTCTGCTTGCTCAGTGAGGAATGGCCTGCTATCATGACAGGTGACATACCTGTTGTATATCCATACGTAATGGATGGTATGGGAGAAGGAATGCAGGCAAAACGCAGAGGCAATGCCGTTATCATTGACCACCTGATACCACCTGTAGTGTCTGCCGGAAGCTACGGTAATTACAGTGTGTTGAATGATAAGATCAATACCTACAAGACATCAGTCACAGAATCCGAATCACTTCTACAGGCTCATCTGCAGGACATAATAACCCTTACACTGGAGCTTGGCCTTGACAGCAGAGTGAACATGAGCCTTGCAGAGAACAATGCCACAGTAGATTTCTTCCTGGATGACCTGGATGACGTGCTAAGGGATCTGAGAAGCCAGTCCATGCCTTACGGACTTCACATACTTGGCGAAGCACCACAGGACGATGAACTTGTAGGTATGATCAATTCCATGCTTGGTGATGACTACACAGAGGCTGTTGCAGTCTACAACGAGTCTGAATCCGCACCATTGGACATACTCAGTCTTGTTCTGCTTGACAGCATGAACACAACAGATGCTCAGATGCAGGTACTACTCGGTAACAGTTCCACAGATTTGGATGGTCACCTTGCCAATGCAATTGATTATGCAGCACTTCTGGTAGAAGCAGATAATGAAGTTGATCAGGTGCTCAAGGCAATGGATGGAGGATTCATCGAGCCAAACCTTGGTGGCGATCCGATACTCCGTCCTGACACTCTGCCAACAGGCAGGAACTTCTATGCATTCGATGAACAATTGATCCCAACAAAACATGCATGGGATGAGGGTACAGCACTGGTAGACCAATGGATAACCGATTACTATGCAGAACATGGTGAATACCCAAACAAGGCAGGATACATACTTTGGGCTGGAGAATCCACACGTCACGAAGGTGTAATGGAAGCACAGATATTCTATCTGCTTGGAGTCAAACCTGTCTGGGATGAGGACGATAGTGAAGTCGTTGATGTGGAACTGATACCAGCAGCTGAACTGGGAAGACCTCGCATCGATGTCATGGTACAAATATCAGGTCTTTACAGGGATACATTCCCAATGAAGGTAGAACTCATCGATAAGGCAGTAAGACTTGCCTACGAGGATGAATCCGGCACCAATTATGTCAGGGAGAACACCGATGCTCTTCAGTCATCTCTTAATGATACCATCAGTAACTACAACCTGTCACTTGATATAGCACAGTTCAGGGTATTCGGTCCGGAGGACGGTTCCTACGGAACGGGAATGTCAAACGCTGTGTCAGCCAGTAACACCTGGGATGACAACAGCGAGCTTGCTGAGCTTTACATCAACAAGATGAGCTACATCTATGGCCAGAACCTCTGGGGACAGACTGTAGAGGAGTACATTAAGCAGCAGACAGGTGAGGATGTAAAGATCGATGATACATTTGTCTTTGAGAACATCCTGGACGGAACCGAAGTGCTTGTACACAGCAGAAGTTCCAACACTTACGGTGCCACAAACACCGATGAGTTCTTCCAGTACATGTCAGGTCTGGCCAATGCCATTGAACACATCTCCGGTGAAATGCCTGATCTTCTGGTAGCCAACCTGGAAAATCCTGACGACCTCGTGGTAGAGGACATGGAAACATACCTCGCGAACGAACTGTACACCGTTTTCAGTGATACTAACATTGAAGGATGGATGGCACATGGTTACGAGGGTGCCAGAATGATGATGAACTTCGTTGAGAACCTCTGGGGACTTGAAGCTCTGACACCTGGTCTTGTAACCGATGACATGTGGGACCAGACCTATGGAAAGTTCGTTGCAGACCAGGCAGTATCGGATTGGATGAAAGATGCTAGTCCCTATGCCTATGAATCAACAACTGGCAGACTGATCGAAGTGGTTCGGACAGGAAACTGGAACCCTTCAGATAATGTTATGGAAGATATTGTGAACGAGTATATTGACACTGTTAACGATAATGGTGTTACATGCTGCCATCACACCTGTGGTAACCCAACACTTGATGAGTTCATCCAGAGTGAGATCGATTCCGGAAGGATTCAGGTGTCACAAGAAAAGATGGACAAGTACAAGAAGATCATGGAGGAAACAAGGAATCCACTCCCGAAAACAGCAACTCCAACTTCAACTCCAAGTAGCAGCAAGAGTTCCAGTAGTACCGGAACTGAACTGAATGTTGTTGAAACCAGTGGAGGAAATCAGAGTAGCTTCACTGATTCCGGTGCAGGAGAAATACTGGAAGAAGAAGCTTCCCTGAAGTCACCTGTTGAAGACAGTTATGTCGAGGGCTATGAAATGACAAGGGAAACTGTTGAAGATGAATCTGAAAGCAGTCCCTATTCTATATCAGGCTCAGACATTGTAGCTTCTGTACTGGTGATTGGCCTTGTAGGAATTATGTATGTAGGATTCTGGAGAAGAAGGCAGTTCTGA
- a CDS encoding 30S ribosomal protein S24e: protein MDIKIINDKNNALLNRRELNLTVTFDGATPSRDDVKGKIAAMLTVPLELVIVQKIENEFGKQELKAYIKIYEDEARMKQVEEAYVLERNKLPEPEVVEEEEEEETPAEE, encoded by the coding sequence ATGGATATCAAAATCATTAACGATAAAAATAATGCGCTTCTCAACAGACGTGAATTAAACCTCACTGTCACTTTTGACGGAGCAACACCGTCAAGAGATGATGTGAAAGGCAAAATTGCAGCTATGCTCACTGTACCACTAGAACTTGTAATCGTTCAGAAGATCGAAAACGAGTTCGGTAAGCAGGAACTTAAAGCATATATCAAGATATATGAAGATGAAGCCCGCATGAAGCAGGTTGAAGAAGCATATGTACTTGAAAGAAACAAGCTTCCTGAACCAGAAGTCGTAGAGGAAGAAGAAGAAGAAGAAACACCTGCAGAGGAATAA
- a CDS encoding DUF2149 domain-containing protein, whose protein sequence is MKRRRSRRTGLINNEDEQNPLTGVANLFDIAMVFSVALLVALVMSYQLPELLSPTEDITIVKNPGQKDMKIIIKDQGKPIEVLNMTDQIGGGTGEALGTAYKLADGRVVYVPEEEGANTTST, encoded by the coding sequence GTGAAGAGAAGAAGAAGCCGACGAACAGGACTCATAAATAATGAGGATGAACAAAACCCCCTTACAGGGGTTGCCAACCTTTTTGATATTGCAATGGTTTTCTCAGTTGCACTCCTGGTAGCACTGGTTATGTCCTACCAGTTACCGGAACTTCTCAGTCCCACGGAAGATATAACGATAGTAAAGAATCCCGGACAAAAGGATATGAAAATAATCATCAAGGACCAGGGAAAACCCATTGAAGTTCTGAACATGACCGACCAGATAGGCGGTGGAACAGGAGAGGCACTTGGTACAGCCTACAAACTGGCTGACGGAAGAGTTGTTTATGTGCCAGAAGAAGAGGGGGCAAATACTACCTCGACTTAA
- a CDS encoding DUF2162 domain-containing protein has translation MSYVYAAVVGILIGIFIFGLKTGVGCGFSTVRKRDILILASSYFVISIILGSLVEIVDQSYIEAISNLGMTLHVFIALVLIGAGIYTQKKWSCGHDVSKKTFLVISVPCPVCLTALFVSCMILASTLEVSGWKVGVLVGFVFFISVISSTWVFRKMKRTPEDLGTTMMFLGIFYLLGAMIVPAYIKAKKLNLVLSSGGEFEIIPLLVFTIFIIGGYALNNIRGQ, from the coding sequence ATGAGCTACGTTTATGCAGCAGTGGTAGGCATACTAATAGGCATCTTCATATTTGGTTTGAAGACCGGAGTAGGATGTGGTTTTTCCACTGTCAGAAAAAGAGATATCCTGATACTTGCAAGCAGTTACTTTGTCATTTCCATAATACTTGGGAGTCTTGTGGAAATAGTGGACCAATCCTATATTGAAGCTATTTCAAATCTTGGAATGACATTACATGTATTCATAGCACTTGTCCTCATTGGTGCAGGCATATATACACAGAAAAAATGGTCTTGTGGCCATGACGTTTCCAAAAAGACGTTCCTTGTGATCTCCGTACCATGCCCGGTTTGCCTTACAGCTCTTTTTGTTTCATGCATGATACTGGCATCAACCCTTGAGGTCAGCGGCTGGAAGGTCGGGGTACTTGTAGGATTTGTTTTCTTTATCTCAGTAATATCATCAACATGGGTCTTCAGAAAAATGAAAAGAACACCTGAAGATCTTGGAACAACAATGATGTTCCTTGGAATTTTCTACCTTCTAGGAGCGATGATAGTTCCAGCTTACATCAAGGCAAAGAAACTCAACCTGGTACTAAGTAGCGGGGGAGAGTTCGAGATTATTCCACTGTTGGTATTCACCATTTTCATAATAGGGGGCTATGCCCTCAATAACATTAGAGGTCAATAA
- a CDS encoding 30S ribosomal protein S27ae, with translation MAVKDYYKVSGESIERTRQACPRCGEGVFLAEHKDRRTCGKCGYTEFKK, from the coding sequence ATGGCAGTAAAAGATTACTACAAGGTCAGCGGCGAGTCCATCGAGCGCACCCGTCAGGCCTGCCCACGCTGTGGCGAAGGAGTATTCCTTGCAGAGCACAAGGACAGACGCACTTGCGGAAAGTGCGGATACACCGAATTCAAGAAATAA